The Nakamurella antarctica genomic interval AGGAGAGAGCGCTCCGTAGGCCAAAGAGGCAGCCTTCTGTTCGGCTTCTTTCTTGGTCTTGCCAGTGCCAGTGCCGCGGTCAACGCCAGCGACGATCACCGACGCAGTGAATTCCTTGGCGTGGTCTGGTCCGACTTCAGTGAGTTCGTAGGACGGCACACCCAGATCAAGACTGGCAGTCCGTTCCTGCAGCGACGTCTTCCAGTCGAGGCCAGCACCCACCAGCGGCGCCGCCGTGATCAGTGCCGCAAATAACCTATGGATCAGTTCGCGAGCGACTTCGAGTCCGTGCTGGAAATACACCGCCCCGAGGAGTGCTTCCACAGCATCCGCGAGCAGCGATGCTTTGCTGCGTCCCTCGGTGAGTTCCTCCCCGCGGCCAAGCCGCAAGTATTCGCCCAGGCCTATTTCACGGGCCACCCCCGCAAGCGCGTGCATATTGACGATGCTGGCGCGCAACTTAGCGAGCTGACCCTCCGTGTAGTCGGGATGACCGTTGTACAGCGCGTCGGTCACCACCAACCCCAGCACCGAATCGCCCAGAAACTCCAGACGCTCGTTCGTGGGCAGCCCACCGTTTTCGTAGGCAAACGAGCGATGTGTGAGGGCAAGCACCACAAGCTCGGCGTCCAATTCGACGCCGAGCTTGGTGATCAGCATTGTCGAGTCAGCAGTAAAAGACCTCGACTTCGCCATGGAGTTACGCCCCGATGACCTGACGACCGTCGTACTGCCCGCATGTCGGGCAAGCGGTATGCGGCGGCTTCAGCTCGCCGCAAGCGCGGTTGGAGCAGGTTGCCAAGGTGGGGACAGTTGTCTTCCACTGCGAACGACGAGCATGGGTGTTTGCACGGGAAGTTCTGCGCTTCGGGACAGCCACGGTTAATTCTCCTCTGAATGTATTGCTTCGCTACTCGCGCCGAACTGAGCCTGCAATGCAGCCCAGCGAGGATCAAGTATTTCATGGTTATGGTCGGGTTCTACAACATCCAACCGCTCACCGCAGACCGAACACAGGCCTGGGCAGTCTGGGCGGCACAGCGGAGCCAGCGGCATCTGCACCACAATTTCATCTCTCACCAGCGGCTCGAGATCGATCAGCTCATCCACCAGCAGAGGAATTTCATCCTCCTCCGTCGTCTGAGCCGTCAGGGAATTTGGGTAGGCATACAGCTCTCGCAGATCAGCGCCAACAGGGATATCGATATCGGTTAAACACCGAGCGCACTCCCCCTTGGCTCGGCTGATCGCGGTGCCGGACACCATTACACCTTCGAGAACGGTCTCAAATCGCAGATTCAGTGCGACCTGTTCACCGGCCGGAATGGCCAAAACCGGAATACCCATCGAATCTGGCGTGACCAAGCTCATTTTGAGGGTTTTCATGGTGCCCGCGCGACGCCCCATGTCTCGGGTGTTGTACACCCAAGGCGAGGTCGGGTCAGGCTGCGTGGTCGTCATACTCTTCTTTGCATGTGAATTTATACTCTTGTGGCGGACACATAACGCTATTCCAGCTTGAAAACAGGGTATTGACCCTAGCCGGATCAGATAACGAAGCCCGCAAGAAGGCGGGCTTCATCGGCCAAACTGCAACTCTCCCAGAGTAGTCGATGTTCGCTGATCTACCCAATCGGGAACAACTGCCGGTTCAGCGGATCAGTCGCGATAGTCGGCCGTGGATCCCGAACGCAGGGACGTTCGCCCACGGCCCACGGTACGGAGGGTTTTGGTGAGTGTTTCTTCAAGGCCGGCGAGCTTCCCGTCCACGTACGAATCGCACTCTGCACGCAACCGATCTACATCAGCATGGGCTGCGTCCAAGATCCGCGCCGACTCCACATGCGCAGCCTGCACCACTTCGGATTGCGACACCAGTCGTGCTTGTTCGGCGCGGCCTTCAGCGATTGCCCGCTCATAGGTGGCGCGTCCCGATGCAACAAGACGCTCAGCTTCCCCATGTCCTCGGGACACCAAGTTGTCGTGCTGATCCTGCCCAGACTGAATGGTGCGATCGGCGTCAGCTTGCACCCGCGCCATGATGGCCTCCGCTGCAGCGGTGGCGTCCTCGACACGACGATTGGCTTCTGCCTGCGCGCCCGAGACAGTCGCCTCTGCTTGCTCGCGAGCGCTGGCAACAGTTTCCTGAGCCTCCGCTCTGGCTTCGGCAACCTGCCGGGTGGCACTGGCTTCGGAGTCGCTGAGAGTCTTCTCAGCGGTCGCGCGTGCCTCGTTGATCATCTGGTCTCGGTGGTCGAGCACGTCCTGCGCGTCGTCCACCTCACCGGGAATCGCGTCTCGGACATCGTCGAGGAGATCAAGAACATCCCCCCGCGGCACCACGCAAGACGCCGTCATCGGCAGGCCGCGGGCCTCTTCGACAATCGTCACTAGCTCATCGAGCGCTTCGAATACCCGATACACGATGGGCACTCACCTTTCTCCGCGCAGCCGCCACTTCGCCTGCCCTACCAAATTTGACCTGATCAGTGTGACAAGCCCAGCGGCGCATCGGGTGGTGCCACGCGGGCGGCACTGAAACTGACCTTCCGCACCAGCCACCGCAGCGCCCACCCAGAGCCCGTCGCCGTGACTCAGGCGAGTTTGGCCTGCATTGCGGTGTGGACGACATCGGGCAACAAATGGGAAACGTCCCCGCCGTAGCGGGCCACCTGCTTCACCAACGATGACGAGAGAAACGAAAATTCTGGACTCGTCGGCATAAACAGGGTGTCGATGCCCGTCAAACGCTTGTTCATTTGCGCCATCTGCAGCTCGTAGTCGAAGTCGGATACCGCCCTGAGTCCCTTAACGATGGCATCAATGCTGTGGGTCCGGCAGTAATCGACCAGCAATCCGTTGAACGAATCAATGGTGATGTTTTTCCACTCGGATGTAGTGGCGTGCAATAGTTCCTGGCGTTCAGGGACGCTAAACATGCCGTCTTTCGAGGGGTTCACCAACACCGCAACGGTCAGTTCGTCAAAAAGTCCTGCGCTACGTCCAATGATGTCCAAATGTCCGAACGTGGGCGGGTCAAACGACCCTGGACACACGGCGCGTCTCATGGTGCCCGCCCGTAGCAGAGCAGGGTGTCACCGTATTTTTTCGTCCGGAGGCCCACCATCGGGTCAGGCCAGACCATTTCACCGGCCCGCTTCGGGCGTTCCACGACCAAATCCGCCCCCGGGTTGAGCAGGCCACGTTCCAGCAGGATGGACAGAATCTGGGCGAGCTCCTGGGTGGTTAGCGGGTAGGGCGGGTCAGCGACAACTATGTCGAACTTGGTGGTGCCTACGGCGGTCGCCACATAGTCGGCGGCGCTCGCTGGCACCACTCGCACCGAAGTGGCTTGCAGTTTCTCAACATTCGCCCGTGCAGCGGCCACTGCCGCCCGATCATTATCTACCAATACGACCGACGCAGCTCCTCGCGAGGCGAGTTCCAACCCCAGCCCCCCAGAGCCTGCAAACAGGTCAAGCACGTTGGCGCCCGCCAAGGCCCCGGCCGCCTGGAGCGAATTTGCCATCGCAGCTCTTACCTTTTCGGAAGTCGGCCGTGTGTGCGGGCCCTCCGGGGTAGCTAGCGTTCGGCCGCCCCACTGCCCGGCTACCACTCTTGTCATCGCTACTTAGCCTTTCAACACCATGAGTAGATCGCCACCCAAGACCTGCTGGACCTGGCCAATGGCCGTCCGCGACACGACTCCGCCTGTCTGGCTCGTGATCGACGCTTCCATCTTCATGGCCTCAATTGTTGCCACGACGGCCCCCGGTTCGACCGTGTCGCCTTCGTCAACCTGCAGCGTCACCACGCCGGAGAACGGCGCGGCCACGTGTAACGGGTTGGCTGTGTCTGCGCGTTCAGCGGCGCGAACGTCTACCGCGACCGTCCTGTCGCGGATCTGCAATGGTCGAATCTGGCCATTCAGAGTGGCCATCACGGTGCGCATCCCACGCTCGTCTACCTCGCCGATTGCTTCCAACCCGATGTAGAGCTGGACGCCGTGTTCAAGGTCGACAACATGCTCCGTTCCTTGGCGAAGCCCGTACAGATACTCCGGCGTCGGAACCACGGACAGGTCCCCGTACTCCTCGCGTGAGGCCCGGAACTCTGCGTCGGGTCCGGGAAAGAGCAGCCGGTTCAGCGTGGGCCGCGGGGAGCGCTGTAGAGCTTCCGAATCGGACTCGGACACCACCGCACTGGCCGGGGTGAAAGTGCGCCCCGCTAATGCCTTGGTGCGGAAAGGCTCCGGCCAACCGCCGGGCGGATCACCCAGTTCGCCGGAGAGGAACCCGATGACGGAGTCCGGGATATCGAACTTGCCGGGATTGGCTTCGAATTCACCGGGCGAAACACCTGCGCCCACAAGGTGCAATGCCAGGTCCCCCACCACCTTCGATGACGGAGTGACTTTCACCAGGTGCCCGAGCATTCGATCAGCGGCGGCGTACACCGCTTCGATGTCTTCAAACCGATTGCCCAATCCCAGCGCAATCGCCTGCTGCCGCAGATTCGACAACTGCCCTCCGGGGATCTCGTGCGTGTAAACCCGGCCTGTTGGCGCCGTCAAGCCGGATTCAAACGGCGAATACACCGAACGCACTGCTTCCCAGTACGGCTCGAGATCGTTCACCGCCTTGAGCGAGAGGCCAGTCTCCCGATCGCTGTGATCGGTAGCCGCCACCAAGGCCGACATCGGTGGCTGCGACGTGGTTCCGGCCATCGGCGCCGCAGCAACATCGACGGCGTCGACACCTGCGGCAGACGCGGCGAGGTAGGTAGCCAATTGGCCGCCCGCGGTGTCGTGGGAATGCAGATGCACCGGCAGATCAAAGTTCTTACGGAGGGCGGTAATCAGAGTGGTTGCCGCCGGGGCTCGGAGCACGCCCGCCATGTCCTTGACTGCCAAAATGTGCGCGCCAGCTTTGACCATCTTCTCTGCCAAGGCGAGGTAGTAGTCCAGCGTGTAAAGCTTCTCGGCAGGATCTGACAGATCACCGGTGTAACACAGGGCCACTTCCGCAACCACAGTTCCGAGTTCGCGTACCGCGTCGATCGCGGGTCGCATCTGTTCGACATCGTTGAGAGCGTCGAAGATGCGGAAAATGTCCACGCCGGTTCTGGCCGCCTCGGCAACGAAGGCAGAGCTGACCCGAGTGGGATAAGGGGTGTATCCCACGGTGTTTCGCCCC includes:
- the rnc gene encoding ribonuclease III, producing the protein MAKSRSFTADSTMLITKLGVELDAELVVLALTHRSFAYENGGLPTNERLEFLGDSVLGLVVTDALYNGHPDYTEGQLAKLRASIVNMHALAGVAREIGLGEYLRLGRGEELTEGRSKASLLADAVEALLGAVYFQHGLEVARELIHRLFAALITAAPLVGAGLDWKTSLQERTASLDLGVPSYELTEVGPDHAKEFTASVIVAGVDRGTGTGKTKKEAEQKAASLAYGALSPEVPTDEVPTDDLVSSEHPAASSESDQPEPSESVGA
- the rpmF gene encoding 50S ribosomal protein L32, whose product is MAVPKRRTSRANTHARRSQWKTTVPTLATCSNRACGELKPPHTACPTCGQYDGRQVIGA
- a CDS encoding YceD family protein, which encodes MTTTQPDPTSPWVYNTRDMGRRAGTMKTLKMSLVTPDSMGIPVLAIPAGEQVALNLRFETVLEGVMVSGTAISRAKGECARCLTDIDIPVGADLRELYAYPNSLTAQTTEEDEIPLLVDELIDLEPLVRDEIVVQMPLAPLCRPDCPGLCSVCGERLDVVEPDHNHEILDPRWAALQAQFGASSEAIHSEEN
- a CDS encoding DivIVA domain-containing protein, with product MYRVFEALDELVTIVEEARGLPMTASCVVPRGDVLDLLDDVRDAIPGEVDDAQDVLDHRDQMINEARATAEKTLSDSEASATRQVAEARAEAQETVASAREQAEATVSGAQAEANRRVEDATAAAEAIMARVQADADRTIQSGQDQHDNLVSRGHGEAERLVASGRATYERAIAEGRAEQARLVSQSEVVQAAHVESARILDAAHADVDRLRAECDSYVDGKLAGLEETLTKTLRTVGRGRTSLRSGSTADYRD
- the coaD gene encoding pantetheine-phosphate adenylyltransferase, translating into MRRAVCPGSFDPPTFGHLDIIGRSAGLFDELTVAVLVNPSKDGMFSVPERQELLHATTSEWKNITIDSFNGLLVDYCRTHSIDAIVKGLRAVSDFDYELQMAQMNKRLTGIDTLFMPTSPEFSFLSSSLVKQVARYGGDVSHLLPDVVHTAMQAKLA
- the rsmD gene encoding 16S rRNA (guanine(966)-N(2))-methyltransferase RsmD, with translation MTRVVAGQWGGRTLATPEGPHTRPTSEKVRAAMANSLQAAGALAGANVLDLFAGSGGLGLELASRGAASVVLVDNDRAAVAAARANVEKLQATSVRVVPASAADYVATAVGTTKFDIVVADPPYPLTTQELAQILSILLERGLLNPGADLVVERPKRAGEMVWPDPMVGLRTKKYGDTLLCYGRAP